TCGGTGCCCAGGCCTGAAGGCAGTGATGGCGGCGCGTAGAGCCCGCCACGGAAATAGGTATCGATGAAATTCAGACCGATCGCATGGTTGCGCACGCGCACCTGCTGCGGGCCGGGCGGTGTCGGTTCGAAGTCCACGAGCTGCAGGACTTCCGGGCCGCCATGCTGGCTGAACTGAATACGCTTGGCCATCACACACTCCTGTTGTCGTCATCGCAAAGGCCCTCTATCGGACGCCTTTGCTTGACTGCCGTCAACTGCGGCGCGGCGCTGGCCGGTGGTATGCTACGCGGCGAATTCCTCCCTGCCCCTCCCAGGTGACCCGATGACCAGCCGTACCGAGGCCGTGAAGGCCTATCTGCTCGACCTGCAAGACCGCATCTGCGCCGCCCTCGAAACCGAGGACGGCGGCGCCCGCTTCGTCGAGGACGCCTGGGTTCGTGATGCTGGCGGCGGTGGTCGCACCCGGGTGATCGGCGAGGGCAAGCTGATCGAGAAAGGCGGGGTCAACTTCTCCCACGTGTTCGGCGCAGGCCTGCCGCCGTCGGCCAGCGCGCACCGTCCGGAGCTGGCCGGGCGTGGCTTCGAGGCGCTGGGCGTGTCGCTGGTGATTCACCCGTACAACCCGCATGTGCCGACGTCCCACGCCAACGTGCGGTTCTTCATCGCCGAGAAAGAGGGCGAAGAGGCAGTGTGGTGGTTCGGTGGCGGCTTCGACCTGACCCCGTACTACGGCAACGAGGAAGACTGCATCCACTGGCACCGCGTCGCCGAACAGGCCTGTGCCCCCTTCGGCGCCGACGTGTACCCGCGCTACAAGGCCTGGTGCGACCGCTACTTCCACCTCAAGCACCGCGGCGAACCCCGTGGCATTGGCGGGCTGTTCTTCGATGACCTGAACGAGTGGGATTTCGATACCTGCTTCGCCTTCATCCGTGCCATCGGCGATGCCTACATCGAGGCGTACCTGCCGATCGTGCAGCGGCGCAAGAACACCCCCTACACCGCGCAGCAGCGTGAATTCCAGGAATATCGCCGTGGGCGCTATGTCGAGTTCAACCTGGTCTACGACCGCGGTACGCTGTTCGGCCTGCAATCCGGCGGACGTACCGAATCCATCCTCATGTCGTTGCCGCCGCAGGTTCGCTGGGGCTACGACTGGAAGGCCACCCCTGGCAGCGAGGAAGCGCGCCTGACCGAGTATTTCCTGCAGGATCGCGACTGGCTCGGCCAGTGAATCTGTGGATAACCGAGGATTTCCCATGGACCAGTACGTCGTTTTCGGTAACCCCATCGGCCACAGCAAGTCGCCGCTGATCCACCGCCTGTTCGCCGAGCAGACCGGCCAGGATCTGGAATACAGCACCCTGCTGGCGCCGCTGGACGAGTTCAGCGACTGCGCCCGCGGCTTCTTCAAGCAGGGCAGCGGCGCCAACGTGACCGTGCCGTTCAAGGAAGAGGCGTACCGCCTGTGCGACAGCCTCACGCCACGGGCGCAACGCGCGGGCGCGGTCAACACGCTGACCTTGTTGGCCGATGGCACGTTGCAGGGCGACAACACCGATGGCGCAGGCCTTGTGCGCGACCTGACGGTGAATGCCGGGGTCACGCTGGCGGGCAAGCGCATCCTGATTCTCGGCGCCGGTGGTGCGGTGCGTGGCGTGCTGGAGCCGATCCTGGCGCATAAGCCGCAATCGCTGGTGATCGCCAATCGTACGGTGGAAAAGGCCGAGCAGCTGGCGCGCGAGTTCGATGAACTCGGGCCGGTGGTCGCCAGCGGTTTTGCCTGGCTGCAGGAGCCGGTGGACGTGATCATCAACGCCACTTCGGCGAGCCTTTCGGGGGAGTTGCCGCCGATCGCCGAGAGTCTGGTCGAGGCCGGTCGCACCGTGTGCTACGACATGATGTATGGCAAGGAGCCGACGCCGTTCTGCCAGTGGGCGACGAAGCTTGGGGCGGCGAAAGTGCTGGATGGGCTGGGAATGCTCGCCGAGCAGGCGGCCGAGGCGTTTTACGTCTGGCGCGGGATTCGGCCTGACACCGGGCCGGTGCTGGATGAATTGCGGAGGCAGTTGGCGCGGGGGTAGAGATTACTCCTCGAACCTGATCGGACACCCGTCGATCCCCTCCAGCTTCTGCAACTCCTCCACCACCTGGGGCCTGGCCCGATGCAGGGTCAGGCTGCCGCCATTGCGCGCCAGCCGGCGCGCCTCGCGATGCAACATATCCACACCCGAATAGTCGATGAAGTTGATCTGCCGCGCGTCGATCACCACATGCGGCCCTTGGCAGCGCTGCAGGCGTACCTGCAGATAATGCGCGGCACCGAAGAAGATCGAGCCACCGACCCGCAGCACGTCCGCCTCCCCTTCACGGCTCTGCTGCACCCGTGGCCGCGAGGTGCGCTTGAGGTAGAAGAACAGCGACGCCAGCACTCCCGCGTAGATCGCCGTCTGCAACTCCAGTAACAGGGTTGCCGCCGCGGTCAGCGCCATCACCAGGAACTCCGAACGGCTGACGCGGAACAGCGCGCGAATCGCCTTGTGATCCACCAGTCCCCAACAAATCAGCAGGATGCTGCCGGCCATCGCCGGGATCGGCAGGTGAGCGATGAGCCCGGCACCGGCCACGGCGAACAGCGCCACCCACAGCGCCGAGAACACCCCGGCCATAGGGGAGCGGGCGCCCGCCTCGAAGCTCAGTCCGGAGCGGGTGAACGAACCAGACGACAGGTAACCCGAGAAAAACGCCCCGACCATGTTGGAAAAACCCTGGGCGCGAATCTCCTGGTCGGCGTCGATCAGTTGTTCGGAACGTGCTGACAACGAGCGGGCGATCGACAGGCTGGTGACCAGCCCGAGCATGCCCACCGCCACGGCGCTGGGCAGCAGGCGCAGGATCAGGTCCAGGTCGAGCAACGGCAGCGGGCTCAGGGGCGGCAGATGGCCGCTGAACGCGGGAACGCGGGGCACGTGAGCGAAGTATCCGGGCAGCAGCCACGCCACCAGGCTCACCAGTACCAGGCTTATCAACAGCGCCGGCCAGCGCGGGCGCAAGAGCTTGATGGCGATGCCGATCAGCAAGGTGGCCAGGCCCAGCCCCAGCGAGGGCACGTCCACTTCGCGGGCATGGGCGAACAGGTCCTGGGCCGTCTTGAGTGCCGTGGCCTGGCTGGGCAAGTCGATGCCCATCAGGTTCGGCAACTGGCCAAGGGCAATGACGATGGCGGCGCCCAGGGTGAAGCCGAGCACCACTGAATGGGAGACGAAGTTGACCAGCGTGCCGAAGCGCAGCAGCCCGAGCAGCAGCTGGAACACCCCGCCAAGAAAGGTCAGCAGCAGGACGAGGGTCACGTAGTCGCTGCTGCCGGCCACGGCCAGCGGGCTGATGCTGGCGTAGAGGACGATGGAGATGGCGGCGGTGGGACCGCAGATCAGGTGCCACGACGACCCCCACAGGCAGGCGATCAGTACCGGCACGATGGCCGCATACAGGCCGTACTCGGCGGGCAGGCCGGCAATCAACGCATAGGCGATGGACTGCGGCAGGGCGAGAATCGCGCCGCTCAGACCCACCAGTAGGTCCTGGCGCAGGCTGCGGCGCGATTGCCGGGGAAGCCAGGTCAGGAAGGGCAGCAGCTGGGTCAGGCGGGGCATGGGTTATTCACAGTCCTGAGTTTTGCCCCTTTCTGGAGCGGATTCATACCCACCGCGGCAGCGGGCAATCAGAGTTTGGCCTTGACGGCCTCCAGTGCATCACCGCCAGCCTTGCTGCTCACGCCGGCGAGCCACGCCTCCAGGACTTGTGGATGCGCCTTCACCCACGCTTTGGCTGCCTGGTCGAAACTGACCTTCTTGTCCACGACCTCGGCCATGATGGCGTTCTCCATATCCAGGGTAAATGCCAGGTTGCCCAGCAGTTTCGCGGCATTCGGGCAGGCCTGTGGATAACCGTTGCGCACCAGGGTGAACACCTCGCCCTTGCTGCCGAACCATTTCTCGCCACCGGTGAGGTAGTGCATCTTCAGCTTCACGTTCATCGGGTGCGGTGTCCAGCCGAGGAAGGTGATGAACTGGTTCTTCTTCACGGCGCGGTCGACCTGCGCCAGCATCGCCTGCTCGCTGGACTCGATCAGCTTCCACTGCCCGAGGTTGAACTCATTCTTGTCGATGATTTCCTTGAGCGACAGGTTGGCCGGCGCGCCGGAGCCGATGCCGTAGAGCTTCTTGTCGAACTGCTCGGCGTGTTTCTGCAGGTCGGCGAAGTCCTTGATACCGGCATTCCACACGTAGTCGGGCACTGCCAGGGTGAACTCGGTGCCTTCGAGGTTGCGCGACAATTGTTTCACGTCGCCGGTGGCGATGAACTTGTCATGAAAGCCCTGCTGCGCTGGCATCCAGTTGCCGAGGAAGGCGTCCACGCGGCCGTCTTTCAGGCCGCCGTAGATGATCGGTACAGCAAGGCTGTCGATCTTCACCTGGTAACCCAGGCTTTCGAGCAACAGGCGGGTGATGGCGTTGGTGGAGGCGATATCGCTCCAGCCGGGGTCAGCCAGTTTGACGGTGCTGCATTGCGTGTCGCTGTCGGCCGCTTGGGCGGTCAAGGTGCTCAGGCCCAGGGCCAGGGCGATCACGGCGGTGGAGAACTTCTGCATGGCGGCCTCTCTTCTCAATCCATGGGTGCGGGCTGTGGATAACGTGCCTTGCGCTCGAGGTCATCGAGATCGATATGGTTGCGCATGTACTGTTGGCTGGCGTCGACCAAGGGTTGGTGATCCCAGCTTTTCAGTTTGCCGATGGCCAGGGCCTCGGCCACCAGACGGCGGCGGCGTTGGCTGGCCAGCACCTGCTGGCGCAGGCTGGAAACGTCCCAGCGTTGCCTGGCTTCATCGACAAATGCCTGCAGCAAGCCCTGGTGATCCGGGCTGCCGGTGAGGTTCTCCCGCTCGTGCGGGTCGCGGCTCAGGTCGTAGAGTAGGCACGGGTCGTCTTCGCTGTACACGAACTTGTACGCGCCACGCCGAATCATCATCAGCGGCCCGACCGTACCCTCGGCCATGTATTCGCCAATCACCTCGTCGTGCCCGCCCTGCCCTTGCAGGTGGCCGAGCAGCGAGCGGCCGTCCAGGTGCAGGCTGTTATCCACAGCCCCGCCCGCCAGCTCGACCAGGGTCGGCAGCAGGTCACAGGTGGACACGCTGGCGCTGACCCGCGCCGCGGCGAAACGCTTGGGCGCATGCACCAGCAATGGCACCCGCGCCGACATCTCGAACCAGTGCATCTTGTACCAGAGCCCGCGCTCGCCAAGCATGTCGCCATGATCGCCGGAGAACACGATCAGCGTGTCGTCGGCCAGGCCGCAATCCTTGAGGGTCTGCAGCAGCCTGCCGATGTTGTCGTCGATGTAGCTGCAGGCGCCGAAGTAGGCGCGTCGCGCGTCGCGGATCTTGTCCACAGGCAGCGGCTTGTTCCACAGGTCGTAGACCTTTAGCAGGCGCTGCGAGTGAGGGTCTTGCTGATCCTGGGTGATTTCGTCGCGTGGCAGGGGGATATCCACAGACTCGTAGAGATCCCAGTAGCGCCGCGGGATGGTGTAGGGGTCGTGCGGGTGGGTCATCGAGACGGTCAGGCAGAACGGGCGACCGTCATCCTCGCGAACGTGGTCGTACAGGTACTGCTGCGCCTTGAACACCACTTCCTCGTCGAAATCCAGCTGGTTGGTGCGCACGCACGGCCCGGCCTGCAGCACCGAGGACATGTTGTGGTACCAGCTCGGGCGCACGTCGGGGGCGTCCCAGTTCACCGCCCAGCCGTAATCGGCGGGATAGATGTCGCTGGTCAGGCGCTCTTCATAGCCGTGCAACTGGTCAGGGCCGCAGAAGTGCATCTTGCCCGACAGCGCGGTGCGGTAGCCGAGGCGGCGCAGGTAGTGGGCGTACGTGGGGATGTCGGCGGGAAAGTCGGCGGCGTTGTCGTAGGCGCCGATACGGCTGGGCAACTGGCCGCTGACCAGGGTGAAGCGCGACGGCGCGCACAGCGGGCTGTTGCAGTAGGCAGAGTCGAAGACCACTGCCTGTTCGGCGAGGCGGGCGAGGTTGGGCATCCTGATCGGCGAGGGGTTGTAGATCGGCAGCATGGGCGCGGCCATCTGGTCGGCCATGATGAACAGGATATTGGGTTGCTTCATGAAGTGCCCTTCCATCGTCGAACGTTATGTGAATTGCTTGCGATCGAGGATGCGACTGTGGATAACATGGGTAAAGCCCATGGCGGGCAATGACTGGGATTAGCTGAGCTTATGTTTGAGCACCTTGCGGGCATGTCACTGGAAAGCTTGCGCGTGTTTGAGGCGGCGGCGCGTCTGCGCGGTTTTACGGCGGCGGCACTGGAGCTGGGCACCACCCAGCCGGCTGTGAGCCAGCAGGTCAAGCGGCTTGAGGCGCAGCTGGGCACGCGCCTGTTCGACCGGATCTACCGGGGTATCGCGCTGACGGATGCGGGCCAGTCGCTGTTCGAGCAGGTCCACCAGGGTTTGCAGGCGATGGATGAAGGCATTGCCGAGGCCAGCGGTCGTGGGCAGCGCGAGGTGCTGCAGGTGGCCACCGACTTCGCCTTTGCCGCTTTCTGGCTGATGCCCCGGCTGCAGCGTTTTCACGAGGCTTATCCACAGGTGGACGTGAGCCTGGTGACCGGCGAGCGCAGCCAGGGGATGTTGCGCCCCGATATCGATGTGGCCGTGCTGTTTGGCGACGGGCGCTTTCATCAGGGCGAAAGCCGCTGGTTGTTCGATGAAGAGGTCTTTCCGGTTTGCAGCCCTCGGCTGACTGATGGCAAACCCTTGTCAGCCGTGGCTTTGCAACGCTTGCCGTTGTTGCATTTGCGCGGTGAGCAGGCCAGCCGCTGGTTCGATTGGGCCGGAGTGTTTCGTGGCTTTGGCCTGGCGAGCCCGCCGCCACCGGGGCAGCTGCGGTTCGACAACTACACCCTGCTGATCCAGGCGGCAATCGCCGGGCAAGGTGTCGGGATTGGCTGGGGGCATCTGGTCGATGGGCTGGTCGAGCAGGGATTGCTGTGCCGGCCGGTGGAAGGGAGTTTGCGTTCGTCGCGTGGGTATTACGTGGTGTTGCCCCCGCGCAAGCGGCGTGGGGCGTTGATCGAACGGTTCGTGGAGTGGCTGGAGCGCGAGCGAGGGACTCAGTGATGCCGTCACGGAGCAGGCCCGCGACGAGGCCCTCCGGCGTATAGTCCTACCCGCAACCCCCCGCATTTCAGGAGCTATCGTGCAAAGGATCAAGGGCTACCATGCCCACGTGTACTACGACGCCTCGACCCAGGAACAAGCCCGGCAACTGTGCGAAGAGGCGGCTCGGCTGTTCCCCGTGACCATGGGCCGCATGCACCAGAAACCGGTCGGCCCGCACCCGGACTGGAGTTGCCAACTGGCCTTCGGGCCGGAGGTGGTGGGTGTGGTGTTGCCGTGGCTGGCGCTGTATCGCAGGGGCTTGGTGGTGTTTTTGCATCCACTGACCGGCGATGAGCTGGCGGACC
The Pseudomonas putida genome window above contains:
- the hemF gene encoding oxygen-dependent coproporphyrinogen oxidase gives rise to the protein MTSRTEAVKAYLLDLQDRICAALETEDGGARFVEDAWVRDAGGGGRTRVIGEGKLIEKGGVNFSHVFGAGLPPSASAHRPELAGRGFEALGVSLVIHPYNPHVPTSHANVRFFIAEKEGEEAVWWFGGGFDLTPYYGNEEDCIHWHRVAEQACAPFGADVYPRYKAWCDRYFHLKHRGEPRGIGGLFFDDLNEWDFDTCFAFIRAIGDAYIEAYLPIVQRRKNTPYTAQQREFQEYRRGRYVEFNLVYDRGTLFGLQSGGRTESILMSLPPQVRWGYDWKATPGSEEARLTEYFLQDRDWLGQ
- the aroE gene encoding shikimate dehydrogenase → MDQYVVFGNPIGHSKSPLIHRLFAEQTGQDLEYSTLLAPLDEFSDCARGFFKQGSGANVTVPFKEEAYRLCDSLTPRAQRAGAVNTLTLLADGTLQGDNTDGAGLVRDLTVNAGVTLAGKRILILGAGGAVRGVLEPILAHKPQSLVIANRTVEKAEQLAREFDELGPVVASGFAWLQEPVDVIINATSASLSGELPPIAESLVEAGRTVCYDMMYGKEPTPFCQWATKLGAAKVLDGLGMLAEQAAEAFYVWRGIRPDTGPVLDELRRQLARG
- a CDS encoding SulP family inorganic anion transporter; translation: MPRLTQLLPFLTWLPRQSRRSLRQDLLVGLSGAILALPQSIAYALIAGLPAEYGLYAAIVPVLIACLWGSSWHLICGPTAAISIVLYASISPLAVAGSSDYVTLVLLLTFLGGVFQLLLGLLRFGTLVNFVSHSVVLGFTLGAAIVIALGQLPNLMGIDLPSQATALKTAQDLFAHAREVDVPSLGLGLATLLIGIAIKLLRPRWPALLISLVLVSLVAWLLPGYFAHVPRVPAFSGHLPPLSPLPLLDLDLILRLLPSAVAVGMLGLVTSLSIARSLSARSEQLIDADQEIRAQGFSNMVGAFFSGYLSSGSFTRSGLSFEAGARSPMAGVFSALWVALFAVAGAGLIAHLPIPAMAGSILLICWGLVDHKAIRALFRVSRSEFLVMALTAAATLLLELQTAIYAGVLASLFFYLKRTSRPRVQQSREGEADVLRVGGSIFFGAAHYLQVRLQRCQGPHVVIDARQINFIDYSGVDMLHREARRLARNGGSLTLHRARPQVVEELQKLEGIDGCPIRFEE
- the choX gene encoding choline ABC transporter substrate-binding protein gives rise to the protein MQKFSTAVIALALGLSTLTAQAADSDTQCSTVKLADPGWSDIASTNAITRLLLESLGYQVKIDSLAVPIIYGGLKDGRVDAFLGNWMPAQQGFHDKFIATGDVKQLSRNLEGTEFTLAVPDYVWNAGIKDFADLQKHAEQFDKKLYGIGSGAPANLSLKEIIDKNEFNLGQWKLIESSEQAMLAQVDRAVKKNQFITFLGWTPHPMNVKLKMHYLTGGEKWFGSKGEVFTLVRNGYPQACPNAAKLLGNLAFTLDMENAIMAEVVDKKVSFDQAAKAWVKAHPQVLEAWLAGVSSKAGGDALEAVKAKL
- the betC gene encoding choline-sulfatase, which translates into the protein MKQPNILFIMADQMAAPMLPIYNPSPIRMPNLARLAEQAVVFDSAYCNSPLCAPSRFTLVSGQLPSRIGAYDNAADFPADIPTYAHYLRRLGYRTALSGKMHFCGPDQLHGYEERLTSDIYPADYGWAVNWDAPDVRPSWYHNMSSVLQAGPCVRTNQLDFDEEVVFKAQQYLYDHVREDDGRPFCLTVSMTHPHDPYTIPRRYWDLYESVDIPLPRDEITQDQQDPHSQRLLKVYDLWNKPLPVDKIRDARRAYFGACSYIDDNIGRLLQTLKDCGLADDTLIVFSGDHGDMLGERGLWYKMHWFEMSARVPLLVHAPKRFAAARVSASVSTCDLLPTLVELAGGAVDNSLHLDGRSLLGHLQGQGGHDEVIGEYMAEGTVGPLMMIRRGAYKFVYSEDDPCLLYDLSRDPHERENLTGSPDHQGLLQAFVDEARQRWDVSSLRQQVLASQRRRRLVAEALAIGKLKSWDHQPLVDASQQYMRNHIDLDDLERKARYPQPAPMD
- a CDS encoding choline sulfate utilization transcriptional regulator gives rise to the protein MFEHLAGMSLESLRVFEAAARLRGFTAAALELGTTQPAVSQQVKRLEAQLGTRLFDRIYRGIALTDAGQSLFEQVHQGLQAMDEGIAEASGRGQREVLQVATDFAFAAFWLMPRLQRFHEAYPQVDVSLVTGERSQGMLRPDIDVAVLFGDGRFHQGESRWLFDEEVFPVCSPRLTDGKPLSAVALQRLPLLHLRGEQASRWFDWAGVFRGFGLASPPPPGQLRFDNYTLLIQAAIAGQGVGIGWGHLVDGLVEQGLLCRPVEGSLRSSRGYYVVLPPRKRRGALIERFVEWLERERGTQ
- a CDS encoding DOPA 4,5-dioxygenase family protein; this encodes MQRIKGYHAHVYYDASTQEQARQLCEEAARLFPVTMGRMHQKPVGPHPDWSCQLAFGPEVVGVVLPWLALYRRGLVVFLHPLTGDELADHRDHAIWMGAIRPLDLSIFKQ